AGGTGCCGAGGAAGGTCCCAAACAGCAGACGGTAAAATTCCTCCTCCTGTTTCGCGGCATCCTGCACCAGTGCTTCGATCCGCGCTCGCAGATCAGCCTTCGAGCCCAGCTCCCGGAGCGCGTCCTGCTTGGCCGTGATGGCCTCGATCGAACTTAACGGGTGGGCCAAGGAGCGGTACAGCGTGGCTTGCCCGACGATGGTGCCGGCGCAATTGACGGCGTCAAAGAGTCGATCGACTTCGATCGTGTTGAACGTGCTCTCATCGAGCACGCCTTCACCAGTTTTCGCCGCCCTGGCCGAGCGAACGGACAGCTCCTTGCCGATGGCTGTCAGAAGAGGTTCATGCATTCGCATACTCCCATTGAGAAAGTCACCAGTAGTAGGGTAGCACCTCCTGCCCCCTGCTGGCTAGTCCTGTGGTGGCATCATTCTTGGCCATACACTCCCCTCCCCTCGACTTTTCCAGCCATCTGATCACGGTACGGGCGGCTCGCTGTCGGAAGACTGGAAAGGCCGACACAGGTGCAGTGTCTCCCGTCGTCCGCATTCAGACAAATTTCTTGTTAAGTGCCGGAAAAGGTTATAGAGTTTGGGCTAGCCTCAAGAACGGCTGGTCGAAATAGACTGGTCAGCTTCCATAATAGTTAGGCCCTGACGGATCATCACGATGACAGCGAAACTGTACGACCTTTCCGCGGAGGAAACCCAGTCCCTGCCGGTCGATCGACTCGCGATGCTGGTACTTGCTCATCTCGTGGAAACAAGGGAGTGGAATGAATACAACTTCCTGAACAGTGGCGTCAACCGGCGAGTACCAGATCAAAGCCTGCGTTGCTGGGCTGAGGCGCTCAATTGGCTGATTTCTCAGAATGCGGTCGCTCGCAATACCCCCCGTCAGTCCAACCCCCAAGCGATTTTTGTCACGCGGCTCGGCCACCGAGTTCTTAGGGAAGGTAGCGAAACGCTTCGGGCAACAGCGCGGCTCGATGTCGACTTGCACAGCCGACTTACTAAGGTGCGCTCTCAATTTCTGATGGGTGAGTACGAACTCGCAGCTTTTGCGGCGATGAGAGAAGTAGAAATCCGAGTTCGTGAGCTTGCAAGAGCAGAATCGTCCCTTCTTGGCGTCAAATTGATGCGAAAGGTGTTCGGAGATGGAGGCGCGTTGGCCAATTCGGGTCTCGATGCTGGAGAACGGGTGGGAATAATGGAGTTGTTCGCCGGGGCGATCGGCACGTTCAAGAATCCACCGAGCCACAGGCAAGTGGACTACAGCAATCCAACGGAAGCATCAGAAGTTGTGCTGTTGGCCGACCTGCTAATGAGGCTGCTGGATCGATACTCCACAAGTGCGGACAGCACTGGTCCTGGTCAACACGGAGCCTAACATGGCTTGCAACCGATAGCGGCTGGTGGGATCCTGGATCGCCGCGCTGAAGCCTAACGTTGGCGGCTCGCAAGTAGCGAGGTATCATAGTCGAAAGAGGTGCGGCATGGTTCGTGTGCTTGAGGACAAGCGTGAGGCAATCGCGGAGGCGTGCGCTCGTTTTGGCGTGGCGCGCCTCGATGCCTTCGGTTCCGCGCTGCGGGACGACTTCCGTTTAGGCGAGAGCGACGTGGACCTCCTGGTCGAATTTCGCCCTATGGATCCGTTTGCGCTCGTAGATGCGTACTTCGGGCTCCTTGATGAACTCCGAGAAATCCTTACCACCGATGTCGATCTCGTCATGAGCGATGCGATCAAAAACCGCTACATCGCGGCGAACGTCGAACGCACCAAACAGGCTTTGTATGCAGCGTGAGATCCGCGCCTACCTACTCGATATCATTGAGGCCTGCGATGCAATCGTCTCTGCCACGCACGACCTGGACTTAGACGCATACCGCGGGAATCGCCTCATTCGCTCGTCGGTAGAGCGCGAGTTCATCACCATCGGCGAGGCTATCGGCGCCATGTCACGCCTCCACCCGGAGTTGTTCGATCAGATATCTCAAGCGCGGCGAATCGTCGACTTTCGCAATCAGCTAACGCACGGGTACGCGACGGTCAACGACACCATCGTGTGGGGAATCGCGATCCGTGACGTTCCGGCGCTTCGGCATGAGTGCGAAAGACTCATGGCCGAGATGGGAAATCAGGAGGCGAAGTAGACTAACCAGGATATGGAGGCCACGCGGGCAAGCCACGCGCCTCTCCCTGATCGGACGACAGCAACTAGTGTAGTGCATCCAACGCTTCTTGACATTTACCGTTCACCCTAAGCCTGTCGAAGGGTACTGTATTGTGGCTAGTCCAGTTCATGGTTCGACAAGCTCACCACGAACGGGATGTAAAGGGATTTATGGCGCACTACACTAGGCAAACACTACGGTCTTATTGCCATACACCAGGACCTTATCCTCCAGGTGCCAGGTGACGGCCCGCGCCAGCACCATCCGCTCCACATGGCGGCCGATCCGCTTCAGGTCCTCCACACTGTGGCGGTGATCCACTCGCTCCACATCCTGCTCGATGATCGGCCCGGCATCCAGGGCGTCGGATGGCGGGTGCTGGAGTAATTGACAACACGGCTCAGCGTTGGTATTCTCTCCAACATGAAGGCTATGCCCTTGCTCCTTCGGCGAGTGATCGTTGCTGCAGACGCATTCGTTGAGGTCGTAGTGTGGGAGGTTCCAGAGCCGATATCTCCATCAACTCATGAATTCAAGTACCGGCTTGCGTATGTCGTTCGTGGCCAATGCGTGCTGCGATATGACAATGAGCAGGGAAAGGGTGATCACCGGCATACCGAAACAACCAAAGAGCCTTATAACTTTTCTACGCCTGATCAACTGATGGCCGACTTTGCAGCCGACGTAGCGAGGTGGAATCATGAACACGGTCGTGCTTGAAGTTCGTTCTCTCAAGGAAACCCTGATCGATGCCTCACGGGCAATGAAGACGGGTCGCGCGAAGCCCGAGGCGCGTATTAGCTTTGCTACGCCGGAACTCCTTTGGCAAGTCCTGACGGCGAAGCGCTGGGAGCTTCTTAAG
The Candidatus Methylomirabilis sp. DNA segment above includes these coding regions:
- a CDS encoding TIGR02391 family protein is translated as MTAKLYDLSAEETQSLPVDRLAMLVLAHLVETREWNEYNFLNSGVNRRVPDQSLRCWAEALNWLISQNAVARNTPRQSNPQAIFVTRLGHRVLREGSETLRATARLDVDLHSRLTKVRSQFLMGEYELAAFAAMREVEIRVRELARAESSLLGVKLMRKVFGDGGALANSGLDAGERVGIMELFAGAIGTFKNPPSHRQVDYSNPTEASEVVLLADLLMRLLDRYSTSADSTGPGQHGA
- a CDS encoding nucleotidyltransferase domain-containing protein; translation: MVRVLEDKREAIAEACARFGVARLDAFGSALRDDFRLGESDVDLLVEFRPMDPFALVDAYFGLLDELREILTTDVDLVMSDAIKNRYIAANVERTKQALYAA
- a CDS encoding HepT-like ribonuclease domain-containing protein, yielding MQREIRAYLLDIIEACDAIVSATHDLDLDAYRGNRLIRSSVEREFITIGEAIGAMSRLHPELFDQISQARRIVDFRNQLTHGYATVNDTIVWGIAIRDVPALRHECERLMAEMGNQEAK
- a CDS encoding DUF6516 family protein, encoding MKAMPLLLRRVIVAADAFVEVVVWEVPEPISPSTHEFKYRLAYVVRGQCVLRYDNEQGKGDHRHTETTKEPYNFSTPDQLMADFAADVARWNHEHGRA